Proteins found in one Promicromonospora sukumoe genomic segment:
- a CDS encoding carboxylate--amine ligase encodes MRNLPAVHPVVLGGDAGAYSLARAFHESLGVRSTVASVRPTPNVARSGIISNVVEPRLDDPDVMVELVRRVAASAQAPVMVVTCVDWYVRALAEHRERLADVAVVPYPPVGLLDEVMDKQRFSALCQELGVPHPRTEVRDGGQQVGNLDLLYPLIAKPGDNTAWHRVSFPGKSKVHLVRDRDELAALLRAAGDAGYRRPMIVQEYVPGDDAQMRIMTTYSDRAGTVRMAWGGRVLLEEHTPGTLGNPAAILTGRLPQVEADARRLVEHLGWTGFANFNVKVDPRTGEGVFFELNPRTGRSNHYLTASGLNPADFWMADHLQGEWPDAAEPLEVLYRIVPGFLLDRYVQDPAVRAGLRRARAVHPLKYGGDRSPRRDAWVRLAELNQVRKFAQFHPAPTADETNGRPGEPVPSGERGVA; translated from the coding sequence ATGAGGAACCTCCCAGCGGTACACCCCGTCGTCCTCGGTGGCGACGCCGGCGCCTACAGCCTCGCCCGGGCCTTCCACGAGAGCCTCGGCGTCCGGTCGACCGTCGCGTCCGTGCGCCCGACGCCGAACGTCGCGCGCTCCGGCATCATCTCCAACGTCGTCGAGCCGCGCCTCGACGACCCCGACGTCATGGTCGAGCTGGTCCGGCGGGTCGCCGCGTCGGCGCAGGCCCCGGTCATGGTCGTGACCTGCGTGGACTGGTACGTCCGGGCGCTCGCCGAGCACCGCGAGCGCCTGGCGGACGTGGCGGTGGTCCCCTACCCGCCGGTCGGCCTGCTCGACGAGGTGATGGACAAGCAGCGGTTCTCCGCGCTGTGCCAGGAGCTCGGGGTGCCGCACCCGCGCACGGAGGTCCGCGACGGCGGGCAGCAGGTCGGGAACCTCGACCTGCTCTACCCGCTGATCGCCAAGCCGGGAGACAACACGGCGTGGCACCGGGTGTCGTTCCCGGGCAAGTCGAAGGTGCACCTGGTGCGCGACCGGGACGAGCTGGCCGCGCTGCTGCGGGCCGCCGGGGACGCGGGGTACCGGCGTCCGATGATCGTGCAGGAGTACGTGCCCGGCGACGACGCGCAGATGCGGATCATGACCACCTACTCCGACCGCGCGGGGACGGTGCGCATGGCGTGGGGCGGCCGGGTGCTGCTGGAGGAGCACACGCCCGGCACCCTGGGCAACCCGGCGGCGATCCTCACCGGCCGGCTTCCGCAGGTCGAGGCGGACGCCCGCCGGCTCGTGGAGCACCTGGGCTGGACGGGGTTCGCGAACTTCAACGTGAAGGTGGACCCCCGCACCGGCGAGGGGGTCTTCTTCGAGCTGAACCCGCGCACGGGGCGGTCCAACCACTACCTGACGGCGAGCGGCCTGAACCCCGCCGACTTCTGGATGGCGGACCACCTGCAGGGCGAGTGGCCGGACGCCGCGGAGCCGCTGGAGGTGCTGTACCGGATCGTCCCCGGCTTCCTGCTGGACCGCTACGTGCAGGACCCGGCGGTCCGCGCCGGGCTGCGCCGCGCCCGCGCGGTGCACCCGCTGAAGTACGGCGGGGACCGGTCGCCGCGGCGCGACGCCTGGGTGCGGCTCGCCGAGCTGAACCAGGTGCGCAAGTTCGCGCAGTTCCACCCGGCGCCGACGGCGGACGAGACGAACGGCCGGCCCGGGGAGCCGGTCCCGTCCGGCGAGCGCGGCGTTGCCTGA
- a CDS encoding aspartate/glutamate racemase family protein has protein sequence MPDDGGPGADAGPGAGRTLVGVLGGVGPAATVLFLERVIRWTDAARDQDHVDLVVLQHATVPDRTAFVLGRSADDPGPVLAADARRLAAAGAGFLVLPCNTAHAFAGAVAAATPVPLLSAVEVAVDAAVGVAVDDGGAPPEAVGLLATEGTIASGLYADAFAARGVKTLVPDVVGQAAVTSLVYDGVKAGAGGDLRALDGVIADLRSRGAGAVVLGCTELPVAARATPPGLLPDVVLVDALDELARATVLCAGRRLRGPETTRSPALAGERAAVS, from the coding sequence TTGCCTGACGACGGCGGGCCGGGTGCCGATGCCGGACCCGGTGCCGGGCGCACGCTGGTCGGCGTGCTGGGCGGCGTCGGGCCGGCCGCGACGGTCCTGTTCCTGGAGCGCGTGATCCGGTGGACCGACGCGGCGCGCGACCAGGACCACGTCGACCTGGTGGTGCTGCAGCACGCGACCGTCCCGGACCGGACGGCGTTCGTGCTGGGACGCTCTGCCGACGACCCCGGGCCGGTGCTCGCCGCCGACGCGCGCCGGCTCGCGGCGGCCGGCGCCGGTTTCCTCGTGCTGCCCTGCAACACGGCGCACGCCTTCGCGGGCGCGGTCGCCGCGGCGACGCCGGTCCCGCTGCTCTCCGCGGTCGAGGTGGCGGTGGACGCGGCAGTGGGCGTGGCGGTGGACGACGGCGGAGCGCCACCCGAGGCGGTCGGCCTCCTCGCGACGGAGGGCACGATCGCCTCGGGCCTCTACGCGGACGCCTTCGCGGCGCGCGGCGTCAAGACCCTCGTGCCCGACGTCGTGGGCCAGGCGGCCGTCACCTCCCTGGTCTACGACGGCGTCAAGGCGGGGGCGGGCGGCGACCTGCGGGCACTGGACGGCGTGATCGCGGACCTGCGGTCGCGCGGCGCGGGCGCGGTCGTCCTGGGCTGCACCGAGCTGCCGGTCGCGGCGCGGGCGACCCCGCCGGGCCTCCTGCCCGACGTCGTCCTCGTGGACGCCCTCGACGAGCTGGCCCGGGCCACGGTGCTGTGCGCGGGCCGCCGCCTGCGCGGCCCGGAAACCACCCGTTCCCCGGCCCTGGCCGGGGAACGGGCAGCAGTATCGTGA
- a CDS encoding helix-turn-helix transcriptional regulator translates to MNADGRLARYLRARREQLRPADVGLAVDEGVRRVVGLRREEVAVLAGISTAYYLRLEQGRDGNPSGQVLDALARALRLDPAATAHLHGLAGLREAPVVVDPGDVVHESTRWLIDLWPVTSAVVHNRYMDVLASNAMARALNPNYRPGVNSVLSLFTHPSEQVFHVEWEGLAARSVALLHTMADTRAGDTRLAELVAEGTASSALFRQFWARRDVWVSGHGTHELRHPMVGDLVLGYQRLPLIGTDGQSLFLYFAEPGTPSAAAMRLLAGDGTGGDVGQVGRVSPAGTPTDRPEHARQV, encoded by the coding sequence ATGAACGCGGACGGCCGGCTGGCCCGGTACCTGAGGGCGCGGCGCGAGCAGCTGCGACCGGCCGACGTCGGCCTGGCGGTCGACGAGGGCGTGCGGCGTGTCGTGGGCTTGCGCCGGGAGGAGGTCGCGGTGCTCGCGGGCATCAGCACCGCGTACTACCTGCGTCTCGAGCAGGGCCGGGACGGCAACCCGTCCGGGCAGGTGCTGGACGCCCTGGCCAGGGCCCTGCGGCTGGACCCCGCGGCGACCGCCCACCTGCACGGGCTGGCCGGGCTGCGTGAGGCGCCCGTCGTCGTCGACCCGGGCGACGTCGTGCACGAGAGCACCCGGTGGCTGATCGACCTGTGGCCGGTCACGTCCGCCGTCGTGCACAACCGGTACATGGACGTCCTCGCGTCCAACGCCATGGCGCGGGCGCTGAACCCGAACTACCGGCCGGGCGTCAACAGCGTGCTCTCGCTCTTCACGCACCCGTCGGAGCAGGTGTTCCACGTCGAGTGGGAGGGCCTGGCCGCCCGCTCGGTGGCCCTGCTGCACACGATGGCCGACACCCGCGCGGGCGACACCCGGCTCGCCGAGCTCGTCGCCGAGGGCACCGCGAGCAGCGCGCTGTTCCGCCAGTTCTGGGCGCGGCGCGACGTGTGGGTGTCCGGCCACGGCACGCACGAGCTGCGGCACCCGATGGTGGGCGATCTCGTGCTGGGCTACCAGCGCCTCCCGCTGATCGGCACCGACGGCCAGTCGCTGTTCCTCTACTTCGCCGAGCCCGGGACGCCGAGCGCTGCGGCGATGCGGCTGCTGGCCGGCGACGGCACGGGAGGCGACGTCGGACAAGTGGGAAGGGTGAGCCCAGCAGGGACACCCACGGACCGTCCGGAGCACGCCCGGCAGGTCTAG
- a CDS encoding oxidoreductase produces the protein MDLELAGKVAVVTGASKGIGLAVTRALVAEGANVVAGARTVTDELVALSDAGQVLAVAIDLAEPDAPAELVSRAAHFGGLDVVVNNVGALKPRTTGFLDVTDDDWQTTLNLNLMAMVRTTRAAIPLLVERGGGNVVTVCSVNAYLPDPGVIDYSATKAAVWNLSKSLSKEFGAQGLRFNTVSPGPVSTPLWLGENGVAATVAKSMGVSPEEARRRIVEAGGGFSTGRFTEPEEVADLVLLLASSRAGNVTGADFLIDGGLTKEL, from the coding sequence ATGGATCTCGAACTGGCCGGAAAGGTCGCCGTCGTCACCGGCGCGAGCAAGGGCATCGGTCTGGCCGTCACCCGGGCGCTGGTCGCCGAGGGGGCGAACGTCGTCGCCGGCGCGCGGACGGTGACCGACGAGCTCGTGGCGCTCTCCGACGCCGGCCAGGTGCTCGCCGTCGCCATCGACCTCGCGGAGCCCGACGCGCCCGCCGAGCTGGTGTCGCGCGCGGCCCACTTCGGCGGCCTGGACGTCGTCGTCAACAACGTCGGGGCCCTCAAGCCGCGCACCACCGGGTTTCTGGACGTCACCGACGACGACTGGCAGACGACCCTCAACCTGAACCTGATGGCGATGGTCCGCACGACGCGCGCCGCCATCCCCCTGCTCGTCGAGCGCGGCGGCGGCAACGTCGTGACGGTCTGCTCCGTCAACGCCTACCTGCCCGACCCCGGCGTCATCGACTACTCGGCGACCAAGGCCGCGGTGTGGAACCTCTCCAAGTCGCTGTCGAAGGAGTTCGGCGCGCAGGGACTGCGCTTCAACACCGTCAGCCCGGGCCCGGTCTCAACGCCGCTGTGGCTCGGCGAGAACGGCGTGGCGGCGACCGTCGCCAAGAGCATGGGGGTCTCGCCGGAGGAGGCCCGGCGCCGCATCGTGGAGGCGGGCGGCGGGTTCTCGACCGGACGCTTCACCGAGCCGGAGGAGGTGGCCGACCTCGTGCTGCTCCTGGCCTCCAGCCGGGCGGGCAACGTCACGGGCGCGGACTTCCTCATCGACGGCGGCCTCACCAAAGAGCTCTGA
- a CDS encoding alpha/beta hydrolase: MPKTPVVFIHGLWIHSSAWAPWVDLFAERGYAPSAPGWPGDADTVAATRAAADALDDVGIEQICHHYADHIETLDTKPIVVGHSFGGLIAQELLANDLAVAAVAIDPAPIKGVKTLPFSQLRSGFPVLGNPANKKRTVALTAKQFRYSFGNTLTQEESDALFEAWTIPGPGRPLFEDATANFTRNSPAAVETHEAVRGPLLLTSGSEDHTVPKAVTLEVLKMYEASPGSVTEYHEFEGRGHSLTIDAGWRDVADVTLAWLAAKNLAPVTAD; encoded by the coding sequence ATGCCGAAGACACCCGTCGTGTTCATCCACGGCCTCTGGATCCACTCGTCCGCCTGGGCCCCCTGGGTCGACCTGTTCGCGGAGCGCGGCTACGCGCCGAGCGCACCCGGCTGGCCCGGCGACGCGGACACCGTGGCCGCGACGCGCGCCGCCGCCGACGCGCTCGACGACGTGGGCATCGAGCAGATCTGCCACCACTACGCGGACCACATCGAGACCCTCGACACCAAGCCGATCGTGGTCGGGCACTCCTTCGGCGGCCTCATCGCCCAGGAGCTCCTGGCCAACGACCTGGCCGTCGCCGCCGTCGCCATCGACCCCGCGCCGATCAAGGGCGTCAAGACGCTGCCCTTCTCGCAGCTCCGCTCCGGTTTCCCGGTGCTCGGCAACCCGGCGAACAAGAAGCGCACCGTCGCGCTAACGGCCAAGCAGTTCCGCTACAGCTTCGGCAACACCCTCACGCAGGAGGAGTCGGACGCGCTCTTCGAGGCCTGGACCATCCCCGGCCCCGGCCGGCCGCTGTTCGAGGACGCCACGGCCAACTTCACGCGGAACTCGCCCGCCGCGGTCGAGACCCACGAGGCCGTACGCGGCCCGCTGCTGCTCACCTCGGGCAGCGAGGACCACACCGTGCCCAAGGCCGTCACCCTCGAGGTCCTCAAGATGTACGAGGCCAGCCCGGGTTCGGTCACCGAGTACCACGAGTTCGAGGGGCGCGGCCACTCGCTGACCATCGACGCCGGCTGGCGCGACGTCGCCGACGTCACCCTGGCCTGGCTCGCGGCGAAGAACCTCGCGCCCGTCACCGCGGACTAG